TGTTTTGAAGGTGAGGGATTTCCTGAAGAGCAAAAGCAGCTTCAAAGCAAAAGCGGACGCGGTCACTGTTCTTGATGGAAATCAGGAGGGTGCTTACCAGTGGGTATGTGAATGAACTTCAAGCTGTTATGAGCTTCTCTatagattaaaatattatttgacaCAAGAGTTGCTTCCTTAATATAACTTTGAGCTCTTTATAGCttattaaaagaaaagtgaACATTGAATTCATTTTTCTGGTTGTTAGTGAATGTAGTTTTCTCTGACGTGATGTTGATTAGTTTAGTCTTGGTTATTGGTTTTTTTTGCTAAGTTTTAGCATTATCAGCATGATAAAGAGTAAACATTTAGTTTTAGTACTGACTTTTGAGGAATAGACAAAgtcaccatttttttttttaaaaaaaagagtaaattttTAGTTCAAGTTTAGGTTTAAAGATGACAAAAGTAGattctcttttctctctttttaaaGCAAAAGGAAGAGTTATTGTCCTTACATAGataattcaatattattaatGAACATCATCAAATTCCTTTTAACAATTCAAATGAATAGCAACATATCGAAAAACAAGTTTAATAATATCCATGTCAAGGTGGAACTGTTGAACCAGAGAAGGACTTGCATTTATTTGATGAGCAATGTAATTTATTGACAAAATACAACTAAAGGGCTTCTTTCTCCATCTAAAACACTTTCTTCTCATGATATTAATTTTCCAACCTTTGATTTCTGGTAGAAGTATTACGGTCTCCTAAAATATTCTGTTTTCTACCCTATGTTGTTTGAAATTAAAGATAGGTTAAGAAATAGAATGAATTGCCCTATGCAATTGAACATTGCCTTAGACCATTTTGGCATTAGTAATCCTGCGTGAGAAGCAGCAATCCATTAGAACCGCAGAGAGTGAGGATGTTAAAGAGGGACAGGGTAGACCTAAaatcaaatgaaaggaaattatCTTGTAAGACCTACATTCTCTTGGATCTCTGCAAGCTTAGCAAAATAGGGCACATTGGAAGACAAAAATTTATATAGGATACCAATTTATTGGGAATATTTTTAGCCATGGTAGTATGATTACTTTAATTCCTATGTTTTCAGTCTTTTAGTTTgagatttttaatatattagtcGAAGAAGATATATAGAACTTTTAGAGCctctacatttttttaattttgtataacttTGATCTCAGATGATCTTGAAAGAAGCGATTCAATTAGAGAGGCAAGTAAGGTGTGGTCATGTAGTAGTAATCCTGCATGACAAAAACAAATCAATAAATCTCCCCTTCACTTTTATCCTTTGAAGCACTAGAgtggcattgcacattttaaGGCGTTTTGTTTAGAAGTATGTACAATGAATACTTTGTCAACCATTTCGCACTCGAAAAAAATTTCTGAGATCTGACAATCAAGTATCTTTGGATGCAATTTGGAGAATATATTAGAAAAGGTTGTGGAGGCTACTTTCTTCACTGAAAATGTTCTACTATTTTGGattatttgtgtatttgaaTAAAAATGGTAATACTTTTATTACTCTTTGATCTTCAACCCCCCAACCATATTGGTTACAATTTGTGTCACCTCATGTTTCAGTCTAATATATGGGTCAACCAATTGTATAGCCAGctgattttttaatttctgaTATTAATGCAGGTAACCATCAATTATTTATTAGGCAAATTGGGAAAGAAATACTCTGATACAGTTGGAGTGGTTGATCTTGGTGGTGGATCTGTGCAAATGGCGTATGCCATCTCAGAGTCAGATGCCCAAAAAGCTCCAAAGGTATCAGATGGAGAGGATACATACGTTCAGGAAATGTTTTTGAAAGGGACAAAATACTACCTTTACGTTCACAGGTCCTTCTCATCCTCTATACATaattatgtgatgatattaGAGAATGTCAGCATACCCATTTTGTGCTCTCCAACTTTTTGATCAGGATGAACCTGTGATCCATCTAGTGGCAACAACATATTTGTCTTGTTATTCAGAGTGGGCTTATCTTGTACTTCGTCATCTTCATTGTACAGGCTTAATGTGATCTATATTTATTGCTTACAGCTATTTGCACTATGGCTTACTAGCAGCTCGAGCTGAGATCTTGAAGGTGTCTGGTGAATCTGGAAGTCCTTGCATCTTGGGAGGCCACCACggtatttctctctctctctcctggTGCAATAATCATTCTATACTTGCTTCTTTTGATGCAGTGCTTTTGGAAGCATCATTTCTATCTGTAAGACATAAAAGCGGAGGTtaacaaagagaaaaaactCCCCCCTACCCTTAACTGAATTGTCATATCTTATCTTAGTCACACAGATAAGTTGCAGAAATAGGAGCACTGGgtccttaatttacattgagCCTGTATACTGTATTTAGAAAAGCAAGTATTCATTTTCCTGGATTAGCAAGTATCTCATTGAAGATGAACAATATCATTTTGCAGGGACATACAAGTATGGAGGAGCAGTTTACCCAGCATCGGCCACGTCTCAAGGCTCAAGCATGAGTACTTGTAGGGAGGTAGCTCTAAAGGCTCTGAAAATTAATGAACCAGCATGTACCCACATGAAATGTACCTTTGGTGGCGTGTGGAATGGTGGAGGAGGAGATGGACAGAAGAATATGTTTGTTGCTTCGTTTTTCTTTGACAGAGCTGCTGAGGTATGAATCCCTGTAGTTAAATCTAATGAGTTAAGAAACTTCTCTCCCTTGTATGTCTCTGACACAAATGTTATATGTTGTGGGCATAGGCTGGTATTATAAATCCAAGTTTAGCTGTTGCAAAAGTTCGCCCAGCTGATTATGAAAGTGCAGCTAATCGTGCTTGTGCAACTGGACTTGAGGGTGCGAAATCTGAATTTCCTCGTGTAGAAGCTGATAACTTGCCATACCTATGCATGGATCTCGTCTATCAATACACTCTACTTGTAGATGGATTCGGTGAGTAAAAACTATCTTCATATTTCAGTAAAAGTTCACACGACATTCATTTGAATACGTTACTCAATACTATTTCTTACTTTGCAGGACTTGAACCTCAGCAAGAAATGACATTGGTGAAAAAAGTTGAATACAAGAATTCCTTTGTTGAAGCAGCATGGCCATTAGGCAGTGCCATTGAAGTTGCATCATCATTGAGTTGAACTTAAACCTAAAATGGAAAGGTTCCATTCATGCAATTTTGGGTTTTAatagtttatgtatttttgACTTGCAGCTTCTGATAAGCCTATTAGGTTAATGTTCTGAAGCAGAAGGGATTGCCATAGTCCATAGCAGGTTGGGATtctttatttttcccttttttattaAAAGGGAATCAAGAATAGTGATAAATCTGTTTGTAATCATGTATTATGAGAATTATGCACTATTTAAATGAGATCAATTTTTTATTCCCACACAAACTTCATAACGTTGAAACTCCCAATTGAGTGTTCACTAAATCAATTGCCCTTGTATTCTCAAAAAAAtgcttatatttttctttgtgtcaatacttttttgatatatttatctttatcATTCAACTTTAGGCACATATTTATCCTAAACTATTAAGTCTCATTTCACCATGTTCAATGATAAAAGTTGGTGATATGTAACTTAACGgttcaaaaatatatacatacctTAAGTTGGATGACAGAGGTAAATATATCAGATAAATATAATCCTTTTCCGAATTTAAAAGAAGTGTATTGCATACAAACATCTATTTATCACTTAATTATAGTTAAGAGATTAGTTCTTTCACATTAGTTCTTAATAGAGGTGGGTATTCGGtattcggttcggttcggtttttattatttcggttcggtttatATTGACTAAAATAGTTACATCAAAGAAGTGCCTtttacttattaattttttattttaaattataatatttattatttaatataatatatttcggtaaaccgaaataccgaataatacaaaattacataccaaaaatcgaaccaaataccaaaaaatacaaaaacgtATACCgaatatcaaatcaaaaaccGAAAAATTGAAATCGAAAAAATTCGGTTCGATTCGATATTTCGATTTTCCGATATTTATGCCCAACCCTAGTTCTTAACAAACTATGTGGTTAATTCGGTAAAAACACTTCACGTGAGCAAATATTTATCATCCCAAACCAGTAACCAAACTGATTTAGAATCTTAGAGTTATCTAATATCTATATCAACAAAAGATAGCAAATTAATCAAAGTGTGCCAAAAAACCATCattatgaagaaaaagaagtactCAGGGCCAAgagaatttaataaataaactttCGAAACATCAGTATTTAGCCTATCGATcaataaagtaaattaaaaatcataaaattttatgttcAAATAAGCAGAGTCATTAATCGTTCCTTTACATCCTTTGTAGATAAAATTACCCGATACATATATTAGTGAGAGATAATAGCTGACCACGAACACCatagttataaaaaataaaaaataaaatagatgaatgagatattgaaaaaaatgta
This portion of the Solanum pennellii chromosome 12, SPENNV200 genome encodes:
- the LOC107007410 gene encoding apyrase 2-like, yielding MEKTMKRNNRQYGGESFTDKIQRYKGVILVICVPLFLVSLVLYIMPTRYPSDSMESLNRKFSPNLGSMKYAVIFDAGSSGSRVHVFCFDENLDLVPIGNELELFVQKKPGLSSFASDPVAAADSLLPLLKDAENVVPRNLRSNTPVRVGATAGLRQLEGDASDRILQAVRDFLKSKSSFKAKADAVTVLDGNQEGAYQWVTINYLLGKLGKKYSDTVGVVDLGGGSVQMAYAISESDAQKAPKVSDGEDTYVQEMFLKGTKYYLYVHSYLHYGLLAARAEILKVSGESGSPCILGGHHGTYKYGGAVYPASATSQGSSMSTCREVALKALKINEPACTHMKCTFGGVWNGGGGDGQKNMFVASFFFDRAAEAGIINPSLAVAKVRPADYESAANRACATGLEGAKSEFPRVEADNLPYLCMDLVYQYTLLVDGFGLEPQQEMTLVKKVEYKNSFVEAAWPLGSAIEVASSLS